Below is a window of Meiothermus sp. CFH 77666 DNA.
TGGTACGGGTGTTCTCGGCTCAGATGGAGTTCCTGGGGGTGGGCTACTACGACCCCAGGAGCCGCGTAGCCCTGCGGATCTACCGCTTTGAGGATGGACCGCTGGACAGGCAATTCTTTCTTCGCCGGTTTGCGCGAGCCAGAAAAAAGCGGGCCAGACTGGGCGAATTTCACCGGCTGGTACACGCCGAGGCGGATGGGCTGCCGGGGCTGGTGGTGGATCGTTTTGGGGGGGTACTGGTAGTGCAGGTGCGCAACCGCGCCATGGAGGCTTTGCGCGAGAGTTGGCTCCCTGCCCTGGTTGAAGCTGCTACTCCGGACGGCATTTACGAACGCTCCGACATGGACAGCCGCCGACAGGAGGGGCTACCGGAGAGGGTTGGTGTGCTGTATGGAGAGGTGCCGCCGGTATTGGAGGTACACGAGGATGGGCTGGTTTTCCAGATCCCCATTGCCCTGGCGCAAAAGACCGGCTACTACCTCGATCAGCGCGAAAACCGCCGGTTGCTGGAACAAATGGTAGAGCCGGGCCAGCGCGTGTTAGACGTGTATAGTTACGTGGGAGCCTTCGCCTTGCGGGCAGCTCGCAAGGGGGCCTACGCCCTGGCGGTAGACAAGGACCTCGAGGCCCTGGGGGTGCTGGATCGCACCGCCTCCCGGCTGGGGCTGCGAGTAGACATTCGTCAGGGAGATGCCCTGGCTGTGCTGGGAAGCCTGACCCAGAGCAAAACCCCACCCTTCCAGCACGTGCTGCTCGACCCGCCCACCCTGGTCAAGAAGCCCGACGAGTTACCCAGGGTCAAGCGGCTCCTGGTGGATTTACTGCGGCCTGCTTTGCGGCTTCTGGATGTTGAGGGGTGGTTGTGGCTCTCGAGCTGCGCCTACTACCTGGGGGTGAACGAGTTACTCGAGGTAACTCGCCGGGCCGCTGCCGATGAAGGCCGTCGTCTGCGGGTTCATGCCATCCACTACAACCCCCCCGATCACCCCTGGAGCCTGCACGTGCCGGAGTCGCTCTACCTCAAGACGGTTCTCTTCCAGGACGACTCATTGTAGCTGGGGCCGGTATCCCCTCCAGGGCCAATCGTCCTACACTGGAGTCATGGCTCAGGCTTTGCCCATCCGCAGCGACATTCACATCCACGTAGAGGTGGTCTATGCCGAGCAGCACTCGAGGCCCGGCCAGCATGTGTTTGTCTATTTCATCACCCTGGAAAACCGGGGCTACGAGACCGTTCAACTGCTGAGCCGCGAATGGTTCATCCACGATGGCAACGGCGAGGTCGCGCATGTGCAGGGCGAGGGGGTGGTGGGTGAAAAACCCATCCTCGAGCCGGGTCAGCGCTACCAGTACAACAGCTTTTGTCCCCTTGCACACACGCCGGGCTTCATGCAGGGGTATTACACCTTCCAGAACACCCTGGGCGAGCTGTTTCGCGTTGAGATTCCGGCCTTTGCGCTCAGGCTTCCAGAGTCAAACCCCCGCACCCTCAACTGATACACGGTCTATGGTCAAAGCGGGCAACCTCCGCCCTGCGCGACTGCTAGGCTGGTAGGTATGAGCACGTATCCCTGGCAGGTCAAGTGGCCGCTGTTTGTGCTGTCGCCCGAGCTCCATCTCGAGGATGCCAATGGGCGCAACCTGCTCACCTTCAAGCAGAAAATTTTCACCCTGCGCGAGGCTACCTCGGTTTTTGCCGACAAAAGCAAGAAGCAGTTGCTCTATACCCTCGAGGCCGACCGGGTGATGGGTTTTGGGGCCAGGCATTTCATCAAGGATGCCACCGGCCAGCTGGTGGGCAGCTTTGAAAACGACGGTTGGAACTCGCTCTGGCGTACCCGCTACTTTGTCAAGGATGCCCAGGGCAACGTGATCTACCACGTACAGGAAGAGAACCCCTGGATCAAGGTGATCGAGGGCATCGCGGGCATCATAGACGACATTCCGTTGATTGGATGGGTGCTGGCCGGGGCGTTGCTTTACTTCCTTAACCCTACCTACCTGGTGGTTGACTCCTACGGCCAGAACCGCTACCGCATCCGCAAGCAGCGCTCCTTCTTCGAGCGGCGTTTTTTGCTCGAGCCCATCGAAGCGGTGCCTGAAGAATGGGAAGCTTTTACCCAACTGGCTGTGATGCGACTGGTTCAGTTGGAGCGGCATCGGGGTTGAGATTTGCAGGGCGGCATCGTCACTCAAAATGCTCGTAAAAAGCCCGGTACTGCACACGCCCTAGCTGCTGATGCAGTTCTCTGGCTATGCCAGGGTGCTTGTTCTGGGCCAGCCAGGTTGCCAGGTTTTCAATCAGCTCATCGGCCTCCAGATGGTATAACTCGCGCCGCAGCCGCATTTCTACCAGCCCTGCTTGAAAACCCAGGCGGGCCTCGAGCACCTGATGAACCAGATTCCAGATGGCGTCGTGGTCGGCCTGGGTACGGGGGCCCGGTTTGCTCGAGGGCCAGGGCTTGGGGGGCTGGAGGTTCAGGTTTAGCGTTGCAGGGATGCGCTTTGTCCAGGCAATCAAGGTCTGGCGGGTGGGTTCAAAGCCCACCGGAGGCTCGGCCCTCAGGCGGATGACGCCATTCTGAAACAGCGTGATGTGCAGAATTGCACGGTCTTCCAGGGCCAGAACCCCCGAGAAATGCCTGCGCTGGAACTCCCTCCGCAACTCGGCGAAAGGGGCCTTCAGGGGCTCGTCCACCTGCACAATCACCCCATCCACCGCGGCCAGGGCCAGGGTTTGGCGGGCTTCGTCGAACGGGTAGACCGAAAAAGTGGCCTGCAGGGCGGTCTGTTGAATTTTTGCTGCTACCTGGCTGGGGGAGTGCTCTTTCCAGGCCAGATAGATCAGTGTGCCCTGGTGGTAGAGCAGCCTGGCCAGCTCGCCTCCAGGCAGCTCCACAATCACCAAACCCGAGAATTCGGCGTACCGGAGAGCACCCTCGAGCCAACCCCAACGCTTCCCCGCCACCCGCTCCACCGGCGGCTTACCCCGGATTAGCAGGCGTAGCACAGAAAGGATGTTGCTTGACGAGGGTTGCGCCTCCAACTCAATCTCCTAATTTTCTGTCCAATACAACTGTCTATCCGTCAATATACGGCTTTTGTGAAATCCAAAATGCAAATTTTGAACCGGGAGTCTGCCATTTCCGTCCCGGACAAAGTAATTTCTTTTCGCTTTAAATGGATTGCCCTCTGCTAGGGTACTGAGGATGTCTGGCCTGTGCTGGAAGCCCGCCGCAAGCGATCCATAATAGCCCGGCCCAACCCCTCCTCGGGCACCGGCTCAGCATAGATGGCCTCCAAACCCAGCCGGTCAAGCTGGTGCAGGGCCTCAAATAAATGGGCCGCCGCTTCCAGCATGTTGCCCGTTGGCGACAGTACCTTGACCACCTTGAAACCCTTGGGCACATCCCGAAAGGCCAGGTAA
It encodes the following:
- a CDS encoding class I SAM-dependent rRNA methyltransferase, producing the protein MLEGVESVTARPGKDKKVRNFYPGLFADELGSTPERPGVVRVFSAQMEFLGVGYYDPRSRVALRIYRFEDGPLDRQFFLRRFARARKKRARLGEFHRLVHAEADGLPGLVVDRFGGVLVVQVRNRAMEALRESWLPALVEAATPDGIYERSDMDSRRQEGLPERVGVLYGEVPPVLEVHEDGLVFQIPIALAQKTGYYLDQRENRRLLEQMVEPGQRVLDVYSYVGAFALRAARKGAYALAVDKDLEALGVLDRTASRLGLRVDIRQGDALAVLGSLTQSKTPPFQHVLLDPPTLVKKPDELPRVKRLLVDLLRPALRLLDVEGWLWLSSCAYYLGVNELLEVTRRAAADEGRRLRVHAIHYNPPDHPWSLHVPESLYLKTVLFQDDSL
- the apaG gene encoding Co2+/Mg2+ efflux protein ApaG, which codes for MAQALPIRSDIHIHVEVVYAEQHSRPGQHVFVYFITLENRGYETVQLLSREWFIHDGNGEVAHVQGEGVVGEKPILEPGQRYQYNSFCPLAHTPGFMQGYYTFQNTLGELFRVEIPAFALRLPESNPRTLN